A genomic segment from Aegilops tauschii subsp. strangulata cultivar AL8/78 chromosome 1, Aet v6.0, whole genome shotgun sequence encodes:
- the LOC109742651 gene encoding premnaspirodiene oxygenase-like encodes MEDDASYFMLVLALVPLVYIIRFYYLASSRCHNRGLRLPPGPWQLPVIGSLHHLFGALPHRALRDLSRRHGPLMLLMFGTNRPVIVVSTAKAAKEMMKTHDTTFCARPLTSALKAISKHGLGIVFAPYGDHWRQMRKICFLELLSAKRIATFSSIRGEETDRFIRSIVATLEPVVNLSELLAAYLTDTTVHMIMGGQFTEQETLLRHVDEAVGIVSGVALPDLFPSSRLARALSTTLRSAEVFREAFLALMGHAIDDHLESRRSASSSEQVDQEDIIDVLLRVQGEGNLEPPLTMNNIKAVVFVSCTTTLFCPKFTTTSLRRHLFWDGGSTSLLFHFDWSLPDGTLPSELDMTETMGVAARKKVPLWLRPTPHVYLPG; translated from the coding sequence ATGGAGGATGACGCATCCTACTTTATGCTAGTGCTAGCTCTGGTTCCTCTTGTGTACATCATTCGGTTCTACTACCTAGCTTCCTCTCGTTGTCACAACCGTGGCCTACGGCTCCCTCCAGGCCCATGGCAGCTACCTGTGATCGGCAGTCTCCACCATCTTTTTGGCGCCCTCCCACACCGTGCATTACGAGACCTATCAAGGCGACACGGCCCTCTCATGCTCCTCatgttcggcacgaaccggccgGTCATCGTCGTTTCCACCGCCAAGGCTGCCAAGGAGATGATGAAGACGCACGATACCACCTTCTGCGCGAGGCCACTGACCTCAGCTCTCAAGGCCATTAGCAAGCATGGCCTGGGGATCGTCTTCGCCCCGTACGGTGACCACTGGCGACAAATGCGCAAGATCTGCTTCCTCGAGCTGCTGAGTGCCAAGCGCATCGCCACGTTCAGCTCCATAAGGGGAGAGGAGACGGACAGATTCATCCGGTCCATCGTGGCAACGCTAGAGCCGGTCGTGAATCTGAGCGAGTTGCTGGCGGCGTACCTGACAGACACAACGGTGCACATGATCATGGGTGGACAGTTCACGGAGCAGGAGACCTTGCTCCGGCACGTCGACGAGGCGGTGGGGATTGTAAGCGGCGTCGCCCTGCCCGACCTGTTCCCGTCGTCGAGGCTGGCGCGCGCTCTGAGCACCACACTGCGCAGTGCCGAGGTGTTCCGAGAGGCCTTTTTAGCGTTGATGGGCCATGCCATAGATGATCATCTGGAGAGCAGGAGGAGCGCTTCTTCCTCTGAACAAGTAGACCAGGAAGACATCATCGATGTGCTCTTGAGGGTGCAGGGAGAAGGCAACCTTGAGCCACCCCTCACCATGAACAACATCAAAGCAGTTGTCTTCGtaagttgtactactactttaTTCTGTCCTAAATTTACAACTACTAGTTTGCgacgacacttattttgggatggagggagtacaagcCTTCTGTTTCATTTTGATTGGAGTCTCCCTGATGGCACTCTTCCTAGTgaactggacatgacagaaaccATGGGAGTGGCGGCTAGGAAAAAGGTTCCTCTGTGGTTGCGTCCAACTCCCCATGTATATTTGCCTGGCTGA